A window from Mangifera indica cultivar Alphonso chromosome 2, CATAS_Mindica_2.1, whole genome shotgun sequence encodes these proteins:
- the LOC123209383 gene encoding dihydropyrimidinase-like: MSSQLIALASLLLLLTFPSQSESDNLFCDGGTVLGEPTCGIKSSSSKILIKGGTVVNAHHQEIADVYVEDGIIVAVHSNIKVGDDVTVLDATGKYVMPGGIDPHTHFSFEFMGTETIDDFFSGQAAALAGGTTMHIDFVIPVDGSLTAGFESYEKKAKNSCMDYGFHMAITKWNEVVSEEMEVMVKEKGINSFKFFMAYKGALMINDDLLLEGLKRCKSLGALAMVHAENGDAVFEGQKRMIELGITGPEGHALSRPAVLEGEATSRAIRLAKFVGTPLYVVHVMSIDAMEEIAKARKSGQRVIGEPIVSALALDDSGLWASDFVTAAKYVMSPPIRASGHDKALQAALATGVLQLVGTDHCAFNSTQKAYGIDDFRKIPNGVNGIEERMHVVWDTMVEAGKISMTDYVRITSTECAKIFNIYPRKGAILVGSDADIIILNPNSSFEITASSHHSRLDTNVYEGRRGKGKVEVTISRGRIVWENDELKVAPGSGKYIELPPFSYLYDGIDKADAQYLSSLRAPVKRSTSAS; encoded by the exons ATGTCCTCTCAGCTTATCGCTCTCGCTTCACTCCTTCTTCTCCTCACTTTTCCTTCACAATCCGAGTCAGACAATCTG ttttgtgATGGTGGAACTGTACTTGGCGAGCCCACCTGTGGAatcaaatcatcatcatcaaagatATTGATCAAAGGAGGAACAGTTGTGAATGCTCACCATCAGGAGATTGCTGATGTTTATGTGGAGGATGGGATCATTGTTGCTGTTCACTCTAACATCAAG GTTGGTGATGATGTAACTGTGCTGGATGCTACTGGAAAATATGTTATGCCAG GAGGAATAGATCCCCACACACACTTTTCTTTTGAGTTTATGGGTACTGAGACCATTGACGACTTCTTCAGTGGTCAGGCAGCAGCATTAGCTGGTGGAACAACTATGCACATTGATTTTGTTATACCTGTCGATGGGAGTTTAACTGCTGGTTTTGAATCCTATGAGAAAAAAGCTAAGAATTCCTGCATGGATTATGGTTTCCATATGGCAATCACAAAATGGAATGAAGTTGTTTCTGAGGAAATGGAAGTTATGGTCAAGGAGAAAG GTATCAACTCTTTCAAGTTCTTCATGGCATACAAGGGGGCTCTTATGATCAATGATGATCTTCTGTTAGAAGGACTTAAGAGGTGCAAATCTCTTGGTGCCTTGGCTATGGTCCATGCAGAAAACGGAGATGCAGTATTTGAAGGACAGAAGAGAATGATTGAACTTGGTATTACCGGTCCTGAGGGGCATGCTCTTTCGAGGCCTGCAGTG CTGGAAGGAGAGGCAACTTCTCGTGCAATTCGTTTGGCAAAGTTTGTTGGTACACCTCTTTATGTTGTTCATGTGATGAGCATTGATGCAATGGAAGAAATTGCTAAAGCTCGAAAATCAG GTCAGAGGGTTATTGGAGAGCCTATAGTTTCTGCATTAGCTCTTGATGATTCTGGGCTTTGGGCCTCGGACTTCGTAACTGCAGCAAA GTATGTCATGAGTCCGCCTATCAGAGCATCAGGACACGATAAAGCTCTACAAGCTGCCCTTGCAACTGGAGTTCTGCAG CTTGTAGGGACTGATCATTGTGCTTTTAATTCTACACAAAAAGCTTATGGGATTGATGATTTCCGAAAAATACCAAATGGTGTCAATG GCATTGAAGAGAGAATGCATGTGGTTTGGGATACAATGGTG GAAGCAGGCAAAATTTCCATGACTGATTATGTTCGCATAACCAGCACTGAATG TGCTAAGATCTTCAATATATATCCCAGAAAAGGAGCAATTCTTGTTGGATCTGATGCAGATATAATCATTCTCAACCCAAATTCCAGTTTTGAAATTACTGCAAGTTCCCATCACTCTAGATTAGATACAAATGTCTACGAGGGCAGGAGAGGAAAG GGAAAAGTGGAAGTGACCATCTCTAGAGGAAGAATTGTTTGGGAAAATGATGAATTGAAGGTTGCTCCTGGAAGTGGAAAGTACATAGAACTGCCACCGTTCAGTTATCTTTATGATGGAATTGACAAAGCAGATGCTCAGTACTTATCTTCCCTCCGAGCTCCAGTAAAGCGTTCTACATCTGCATCTTAA
- the LOC123199468 gene encoding uncharacterized protein LOC123199468, which yields MWQLSGIPCQHAICSILHMNFPTIDKFVDDRLQISAYMRTYAEIIHPIPDKRTWPEECEDKLQPPVRHGKAGRPRKARRKDPTEERKRKPVSTLRCSHCHELGHNKRSCQYNPNNAGRPKKKRRTIPTMESQSAKSQFGSSSSSQHPESQIQ from the exons ATGTGGCAGCTGTCTGGGATTCCCTGCCAACATGCAATCTGCTCAATATTGCACATGAACTTCCCTACCATTGATAAGTTTGTAGATGACAGGTTGCAAATTTCAGCATATATGAGAACATATGCTGAAATTATTCATCCTATTCCAGACAAGAGAACCTGGCCAGAGGAATGTGAAGATAAGCTGCAGCCACCTGTTAGGCATGGCAAAGCTGGCAGGCCCAGAAAGGCTAGGAGGAAAGACCCCactgaagagagaaagagaaaacctGTGTCTACACTTAGGTGTAGTCACTGCCATGAATTGGGGCACAACAAAAGGTCCTGCCAATACAATCCAAACAATGCAGGAAGACCCAAAAAAAAG AGAAGAACAATCCCAACCATGGAAAGCCAGTCAGCTAAAAGTCAGTttggttcatcttcttcctcacagCATCCAGAGTCACAGATACAATGA
- the LOC123209384 gene encoding dihydropyrimidinase-like has protein sequence MSSQLIALASLLLLFTFPSQSESDNLFCDGGTVPGEPTCGIKSSSSKILIKGGTVVNAHYQQIADVYVEDGIIVTVHPNIRVGDDVTVLDATGKYVMPGGIDPHTHLAMEFMGTETIDDFFSGQAAALAGGTTMHIDFVIPVDGSLTAGFESYEKKAKNSCMDYGFHMAITKWNEVVSEEMEVMVKEKGINSFKFFMAYKGSLMINDDLLLEGLKRCKSLGALAMVHAENGDAVFEGQKRMIELGITGPEGHALSRPAVLEGEATSRAIRLAKFVNTPLYVVHVMSIDAMEEIARARKSGQRVIGEPVVSGLALDDSWLWAPDFDTAAKYVMSPPIRASGHDKALQSALATGVLQLVGTDHCAFNSTQKAYGVDDFRKIPNGVNGIEERMHVVWDTMVEAGKISVTDYVRITSTECAKIFNIYPRKGAILVGSDADIIILNPNSSFEITASSHHSNLDTNVYEGRRGKGKVEVTISRGRIVWENDELKVASGSGKYIELPPFSYLYDGIDKADAQYLSSLQAPVKRSTSAS, from the exons ATGTCCTCTCAGCTCATCGCTCTCGCTTCTCTCCTTCTTCTCTTCACTTTTCCTTCGCAATCCGAGTCAGACAATCTG TTTTGTGATGGTGGAACTGTACCTGGTGAGCCCACCTGTGGAatcaaatcatcatcatcaaagatATTGATCAAAGGAGGAACAGTTGTGAATGCTCACTATCAGCAGATCGCTGATGTTTATGTGGAGGATGGGATCATTGTTACTGTTCACCCTAACATCAGG GTTGGTGATGATGTAACTGTGCTGGATGCTACTGGAAAATATGTTATGCCAG GAGGAATAGATCCTCACACACACCTTGCTATGGAGTTTATGGGTACTGAGACCATTGACGACTTCTTCAGTGGTCAGGCAGCAGCATTAGCTGGTGGAACAACTATGCACATTGATTTTGTTATACCTGTCGATGGGAGTTTAACTGCTGGTTTTGAATCCTATGAGAAAAAAGCTAAGAATTCCTGCATGGATTATGGTTTCCATATGGCAATTACAAAATGGAATGAAGTTGTTTCTGAGGAAATGGAAGTTATGGTCAAGGAGAAAG GTATCAACTCTTTCAAGTTCTTCATGGCATACAAGGGCTCTCTTATGATCAATGATGATCTTCTATTAGAAGGACTTAAGAGGTGCAAATCTCTTGGCGCTTTGGCTATGGTCCATGCAGAAAATGGAGATGCAGTATTTGAAGGACAGAAGAGAATGATTGAACTTGGTATTACTGGTCCTGAGGGGCATGCTCTTTCAAGGCCTGCAGTG CTGGAAGGAGAGGCAACTTCTCGTGCAATTCGTTTGGCAAAGTTTGTAAACACACCTCTTTATGTTGTTCATGTGATGAGCATTGATGCAATGGAAGAAATTGCTAGAGCTCGAAAATCAG GTCAGAGGGTTATTGGAGAGCCTGTAGTTTCTGGATTAGCTCTTGATGATTCTTGGCTTTGGGCCCCAGACTTCGACACTGCCGCAAA GTATGTCATGAGTCCACCTATCAGAGCATCAGGACATGATAAAGCTCTACAATCTGCCCTTGCAACTGGAGTTCTGCAG CTTGTAGGGACCGATCATTGTGCTTTTAATTCTACACAAAAGGCTTATGGGGTTGATGATTTCCGAAAAATACCAAATGGTGTCAATG GCATTGAAGAGAGAATGCATGTGGTTTGGGATACAATGGTG GAAGCAGGCAAAATTTCCGTGACTGATTATGTTCGCATAACCAGCACTGAATG TGCTAAGATCTTCAATATATATCCCAGAAAAGGAGCAATTCTTGTTGGATCTGATGCAGATATAATCATTCTCAACCCAAATTCAAGTTTTGAAATTACTGCAAGTTCCCATCACTCTAATTTAGATACAAATGTCTATGAGGGTAGGAGAGGAAAG GGAAAAGTAGAAGTGACCATCTCTAGAGGAAGAATTGTTTGGGAAAATGATGAATTGAAGGTTGCTTCCGGAAGTGGAAAGTACATAGAACTGCCGCCGTTCAGTTATCTTTATGATGGAATTGACAAAGCAGATGCTCAGTACTTATCTTCCCTCCAAGCTCCAGTAAAGCGTTCTACATCCGCATCTTAA
- the LOC123208559 gene encoding LOW QUALITY PROTEIN: ERI1 exoribonuclease 2-like (The sequence of the model RefSeq protein was modified relative to this genomic sequence to represent the inferred CDS: deleted 1 base in 1 codon) translates to MDDEWLERQRRVRLYEISVSALPSIIPLFKYFVVIDFEATCDKERNPHPQEITKFPSVIVNSSTGQLEDYFQIYVRPTYNQLLSDFRKELTGIKQVQVDKAVLLSEALLLHDQWLEDKGIKQTNFAVVTWSNWDCRVMLESECRFRRIRKPPYFNRSINLKVPFHEVFVGAKCNLEEAVELAGLVWEGRAHCGLDDAKNAACLLAHLMHRGFRFTITNSLVWQSVDHPLTVQPFLDRQSSSTQQPYRTKHHNSLPFVQFHPVQAVPNKDHCMYCFCGVKTSGRMIRKPGPRHGSSFLGCGNWTVRRSALCPYFEWASP, encoded by the exons ATGGACGATGAGTGGTTGGAGAGGCAAAGAAGAGTGAGGCTATATGAG ATTTCAGTATCTGCCCTTCCAAGCATCATCCCTCTGTTTAAGTATTTCGTTGTCATAGACTTTGAGGCAACCTGTGATAAAGAGAGGAATCCCCATCCACAGGAGATTACCAAGTTCCCATCTGTAATAGTGAACAGTTCAACTGGCCAACTTGaagattattttcaaatatatgtgCGGCCTACATACAATCAACTCCTGAGTGATTTCCGCAAGGAGCTTACTGGTATTAAGCAGG TTCAGGTGGATAAAGCCGTTCTTCTAAGCGAAGCATTACTTCTTCATGATCAATGGCTTGAAGAT AAGGGGATCAAGCAAACCAACTTTGCTGTTGTAACATGGTCGAACTGGGATTGTCGGGTAATGCTGGAATCTGAATGCCGATTTAGAAGGATCAGGAAACCACCATACTTCAACAG ATCGATCAACTTGAAGGTTCCATTCCATGAGGTATTTGTTGGGGCAAAGTGCAACCTTGAAGAGGCCGTTGAGCTAGCTGGCCTGGTATGGGAAGGCCGTGCTCACTGTGGGTTAGATGATGCTAAGAACGCTGCCTGTCTGCTTGCCCATCTCATGCATCGTGGATTTAGGTTTACCATAACAAACTCGCTGGTTTGGCAGTCAGTAGATCATCCATTAACAGTGCAGCCATTTCTGGATCGCCAATCTAGCTCCACCCAGCAACCCTACAGGACAAAGCACCATAATTCCTTGCCCTTCGTCCAGTTCCATCCTGTACAAGCTGTTCCCAACAAAGATCACTGCATGTACTGCTTTTGCGGAGTTAAAACAAGTGGGCGAATGATCAGAAAACCTGGACCAAGACACGGCAGTTCCTTTCTCGGGTGTGGTAATTGGACTGTCAGAAGAAGCGCCCTCTGCCCATATTTCGAATGGGCTTCACCCTGA
- the LOC123208560 gene encoding uncharacterized protein LOC123208560, which yields MKGKAFKKGADGKIYFEVGHVFDSVEHFRGVLKDYTVDRGFATKKIYNEKRRIKVVCRSEGCPFHLYAALMVDGQSYQIRQYEHMHTCLRVNDNPAASASWVAEKFGRFIRSQEGSKAALKVIRDEIPSTPRFHRFFLSFAAQKKGFLEGCRRFIGVDGCHLKGHFGGVLLSAVAIDANSGIFPLAICVCEVENNDSWGYFLGMLKEFMGDVLPITFMSDRQKGIIHALQTQWPNAKSRFCARHVYANFRKTFPGVHLRNLFWAISRASNKVDFHEALNKMKAVDETAYKWLAWRRSGAAYSQFVGVVSKKNNEETL from the exons ATGAAGGGAAAGGCTTTTAAGAAAGGTGCAGATGGGAAGATTTATTTTGAGGTTGGACATGTTTTTGACAGTGTTGAACATTTCAGGGGTGTGCTGAAAGATTACACGGTTGATCGTGGGTTTGCTACAAAAAAGATATACAATGAGAAGAGAAGAATAAAGGTTGTGTGTAGATCAGAAGGCTGCCCATTCCATCTCTATGCAGCTCTGATGGTAGATGGTCAATCCTACCAAATACGTCAGTACGAGCATATGCACACATGCCTCAGGGTTAATGATAACCCAGCTGCGAGTGCATCATGGGTAGCTGAGAAATTTGGCAGGTTTATAAGGTCACAAGAAG GATCAAAAGCTGCCCTAAAGGTAATTAGGGATGAAATTCCCTCGACACCGCGTTTTCATCgcttttttctaagttttgctGCACAGAAGAAAGGCTTTTTAGAGGGTTGTCGTCGTTTTATAGGGGTTGATGGATGCCATCTGAAGGGGCATTTTGGGGGAGTCCTGCTGTCTGCTGTAGCGATTGATGCGAACAGTGGGATATTCCCATTGGCAATCTGTGTTTGTGAAGTAGAAAACAATGATAGTTGGGGTTACTTTCTGGGGATGTTGAAAGAATTCATGGGTGATGTCTTGCCTATCACTTTCATGAGTGATAGGCAAAAGGGAATAATACATGCCTTGCAAACTCAGTGGCCTAATGCAAAGAGTAGATTTTGTGCAAGACATGTATATGCGAATTTCAGGAAAACTTTCCCTGGGGTACATCTTCGAAATCTGTTTTGGGCTATTTCTAGAGCATCAaataaagtggattttcatgaggcattaaataaaatgaaggcaGTGGATGAAACTGCTTACAAGTGG TTGGCTTGGAGAAGGTCGGGAGCTGCCTATTCTCAGTTTGTTGGAGTTGTATCgaagaagaataatgaagaGACTTTATAG